A genomic stretch from Microtus pennsylvanicus isolate mMicPen1 chromosome 9, mMicPen1.hap1, whole genome shotgun sequence includes:
- the Smim19 gene encoding small integral membrane protein 19 — MAGSYGVMGDDSIDYTVHEAWNEATNVYLIVILVSFGLFMYAKRNKRKIMRIFSVPPSEETLSEPNFYDTMSKIRLRQQLEMHSISRKYEYQQPQSQADSVQLSLE, encoded by the exons ATGGCTGGAAGTTATGGCGTGATGGGTGATGATTCTATTGACTACACGGTCCATGAAGCCTGGAACGAAGCCACCAATGTATACTTGATAGTGATCCTTGTTAGCTTTGGCCTCTTCATGTACGCCAAGAG gaataaaaggaaaattatgaGAATATTTAGCGTGCCACCTTCAGAAGAAACCTTGTCAGAGCCCAATTTTTATGACACAATGAGCAAAATCCGCTTAAGACAACAATTGGAGATGCATTCCATTT CAAGAAAGTATGAGTATCAACAGCCACAAAGCCAAGCTGACAGTGTGCAGCTCTCGTTGGAGTGA